GACGAGGCCATCCCCGAGCTGAACATCCCGACGGGCATCCCGCTCGTCTACACGCTCGACGCGTCGTTCCGGAAGGTGGACAGCCGGTACCTCGGCGATCCCGAGGCCGCGAAGAAGGCCGCCGAGGCCGTCGCGAAGCAGGCGAAGGCGTAGGCGCCCGGCGTCAGCGGCCCGGGGTCGGAGCGTGCGCGGGGCCCGCCGGCAACTGCTGGAGTTGCTTCGAGGCGAGCGATTCGCACGTGATCTTCACGGCGAGCTGACTGGATTCGCGCACGCGGCCTGTCTTCCACGGGTCCACCTGCAACTTCACCCAGCCGTCGAAGCTCGTCTTGAAGGAGCGGTGGCCTTTCACCGTCGTCTCCCTCCGGTCGGCGGACCACCCCTCGGCTTCGCTCGGGTTCACTGTCCAGTCGCTCCAGATGAACTGGCCCGGGTACTTGTTGGGGGTCTGGGAAACGTCCGTCTTGTACGTGCCCCGCAGACCCACGTCGACGGACGAGCAGACACCGCGGAAGGTCGTCGGCGTCGTGGCGGCGAGCGTCACGCTCGTGATGCGGCCGGCCGGCACGGGCGTCGGAGTCTGCGCGGCGGCCCCGGCAGACACGGCCAGGACGGTGCCGAGGGCGAACGCCTGCGCGCGAGTCATGTTCATGGTGACCTCTGGCGGCTAATGTGCGCCGGAAAGGACGCGTCCGCAATGCCCGGGCATGGTCCAGGGGCGCGAATCGCTTGCCCGGAGGCGCCAGACAGCCTAGAACATCACGCCGAGACGCATCTTCCAGACGAACTGGTTTCCCGCGTCCGTGAGCCCCCAGCCGGCCCCCACGTTCAGGACCGCGTCTTCGGAGAGATGGATGTCGGCCCCCGGATAGATCTGGTGGACCGGCTCGCCGCCCGAGAACGGGATTGCGCCGTAGTACTCGACGGAGAGGTCCAGCTTCTTCGAGACCTCGTAGGCGACACGCACGCCGGGCTCGAAATCCCACTCGCCCTTGCCAGGACCGCTGAGCGCGGTCCCGACGACGGGATTGAAGTCGATCTGCCAGTTCCCGAACTTCTTTTCGAGGATCGGCCGTATTTCGAGCGTCGTCCCGTTCTCCTCGAAGACTTTCGTCGGGAAGCCGAACTCGACGCTGAACGAAACGCCTACCGGCCAGTCCCACTCCTTCGGGACGCTGACCCGCGGGCGGATGCGCATGCCCGCGTACTGGAAGTGGCTGCCCGTGTACGAGCCGAGGAGGAGGTACCCCGCGAGCTCGAAGTTGTCGGTGATGCCGCGCGTGAGCTCGAACGTCGTGTGGAACTGGCCCTCGGTGGGCGCCATCGGGCCCTCCCACGTGGTCGTCCCCTTCGAGACGTAGTTCACGTGCGTCTCGAGGTTCCACTTTCCCTTCGGGACGGTTTCGTACTCGTAGACCTGTATCTCGAAGGGGTCCTGGGCACGGAGCGATCCCTCGGCGCACAGGAGGGGAAGGAGGAGGGCGAGGCTGCGTGTGCGACTCATGTGCGGCAATGTACCTGTTTCCCCGCAACCCCCTCGTTTCCAGCGGGTTGCCGAATTCTTTATCTTCTGGTAGGCTCATCGGCTCTGGGTCGAAGGAGTTTCGAGATGTCCGGAATCTGTCAGGTCACGGGGAAGCGGGCGACGACTGGCAACAAGGTGTCGCACGCCAACAACAAGACGAAGCGCCTCTTCAAGCCGAACCTGCGCACGCAGCGGTTCTGGGTGGAGAGCGAAGGGCGCTGGGTGCGCCTCCGCGTGTCGACGGCTGCCATGCGCACCATCGACAAGAAGGGCATCGACGCCGTCGTCGCCGAGATGCGCCGCGAAGGGAAAAAGGTCTAACCCATGCGCGAGAAGGTCAAGCTCGTCTCGACGGCGGGCACCGGGTACTTCTACACGATCACGAAGAACAAGAAGATCCATCAGGA
The window above is part of the Acidobacteriota bacterium genome. Proteins encoded here:
- the rpmB gene encoding 50S ribosomal protein L28, with the protein product MSGICQVTGKRATTGNKVSHANNKTKRLFKPNLRTQRFWVESEGRWVRLRVSTAAMRTIDKKGIDAVVAEMRREGKKV
- the rpmG gene encoding 50S ribosomal protein L33 — translated: MREKVKLVSTAGTGYFYTITKNKKIHQDKMEVKKYDPKIRKHVPFKESKI